A region from the Nonlabens sp. YIK11 genome encodes:
- a CDS encoding M3 family metallopeptidase → MSKENNPLLQTFETPFQTAPFAVIEEAHFESAFAKAISLAQSEIDTITSNSQPATFANTIEALDRSGDQLSRISSIFFNLNSAETNDEIQRIAREVSPQLSKFGNDVTLNKELFARVKAVYDQRDELALDPEQLTLLEKQYKRFSRNGANLAENKKERLREIDAKLAQLSLGFGENVLAATQEFELHITNKDDLAGLPETALEAAAEEAKSRDKEGYVFTLDYPSYIPFMTYADNRELRETMSKAFGARAYQGKHSNQENVLEIANLRFERANLLGYKTHAHFVLEERMAMTPKKVRKFSEELLKKAKPAARKEFDELTDFAVEYLRDNQMEPIKELQKWDAAYFSEKLKKSHFNLDDELLKPYFKLENVIDGAFEVANRLYGLTFHKTDNIDTYHKDVMTYEVKNEDGSLNSIFYADFFPRKGKRNGAWMTSFKDQYIENGVNSRPHISIVCNFTKPTATKPSLLTFNEVTTLFHEFGHALHGMLANTTYRSLSGTSVFWDFVELPSQILENWCYEKEALELFARHYETDEVIPAEYIEKIKNAASFHQGLQTLRQLSFGMLDMSWHGIDPREIDDVKLHEMKTFDQTDLYPDVESSCMSTAFAHIFQGGYSAGYYSYKWAEVLDADAFELFKERGIFNREIASSFKENVLSKGGTENPMLLYTRFRGSEPKIDALLKRAGLVA, encoded by the coding sequence ATGAGTAAAGAAAACAATCCCCTATTACAGACGTTTGAAACGCCTTTTCAAACGGCACCGTTTGCCGTGATTGAAGAGGCTCATTTTGAGTCCGCTTTCGCGAAAGCGATCTCATTAGCACAGTCAGAAATTGACACCATCACCAGTAACAGTCAACCGGCCACCTTTGCAAATACCATCGAGGCACTGGACCGAAGCGGCGATCAACTGAGCCGCATCAGTTCTATATTTTTCAACCTCAACAGCGCAGAGACCAATGACGAAATACAGCGAATTGCCCGTGAGGTGAGTCCGCAGCTTTCAAAATTTGGTAACGATGTGACTTTAAATAAAGAATTGTTTGCCAGGGTAAAAGCCGTTTATGATCAACGCGATGAACTAGCACTGGACCCAGAACAATTGACTTTGCTGGAAAAACAATACAAACGATTTTCCCGTAATGGTGCCAATCTTGCCGAAAACAAAAAAGAGCGATTGCGTGAAATCGATGCAAAACTGGCGCAACTTTCTCTAGGTTTTGGAGAGAACGTACTCGCAGCAACCCAAGAATTTGAATTACACATCACCAACAAGGACGACCTTGCCGGTCTACCAGAAACAGCGCTAGAAGCCGCTGCAGAAGAGGCAAAAAGCCGTGACAAGGAAGGTTATGTATTCACGCTGGATTATCCCAGCTACATTCCTTTCATGACTTATGCAGATAACCGTGAACTGCGTGAAACGATGTCCAAAGCTTTTGGAGCTAGAGCTTATCAAGGTAAGCATAGCAATCAAGAGAATGTGCTGGAAATAGCCAACTTGCGATTTGAAAGAGCTAATTTGCTAGGCTACAAAACTCACGCGCACTTTGTATTGGAAGAACGCATGGCGATGACGCCTAAAAAGGTGCGCAAATTCTCTGAGGAATTACTCAAAAAAGCCAAGCCCGCAGCAAGAAAGGAATTTGATGAACTTACTGATTTTGCGGTTGAATACCTGCGTGATAACCAAATGGAACCCATTAAAGAGTTGCAAAAATGGGATGCCGCCTATTTCTCTGAAAAACTCAAGAAATCACACTTCAATCTTGATGACGAACTTCTCAAACCCTATTTTAAATTGGAAAATGTCATCGACGGCGCCTTTGAAGTGGCAAATCGTCTGTATGGATTGACATTTCACAAAACTGATAACATAGACACCTATCACAAGGACGTGATGACTTATGAGGTCAAAAATGAAGACGGCTCATTGAATTCTATCTTCTATGCCGATTTTTTCCCGCGTAAGGGAAAAAGAAATGGCGCCTGGATGACCTCATTCAAAGATCAATACATTGAAAATGGTGTGAACAGCCGTCCACACATTTCCATCGTTTGTAATTTCACTAAGCCTACTGCTACTAAACCATCGTTACTCACCTTTAATGAGGTGACCACACTTTTTCATGAATTTGGACATGCGCTGCACGGCATGCTTGCAAATACCACTTACCGCAGCCTATCGGGCACATCAGTATTTTGGGATTTTGTGGAACTGCCCAGTCAGATTCTTGAGAACTGGTGTTATGAGAAAGAAGCGCTAGAACTTTTTGCCCGTCATTATGAAACGGACGAAGTAATTCCAGCAGAGTACATTGAAAAGATAAAGAATGCAGCTAGTTTCCATCAAGGGTTGCAAACGCTGCGACAGCTATCCTTTGGGATGCTGGACATGAGTTGGCATGGTATCGATCCACGTGAGATTGATGATGTAAAACTTCATGAAATGAAAACTTTTGACCAGACAGATTTATATCCAGATGTGGAAAGTAGCTGTATGAGTACCGCTTTTGCCCACATTTTTCAAGGTGGTTACAGCGCTGGATATTACTCCTATAAATGGGCAGAAGTTCTCGATGCAGATGCTTTTGAACTGTTCAAGGAAAGAGGTATTTTCAATAGGGAAATTGCCTCTAGCTTTAAGGAGAACGTTTTATCAAAAGGTGGAACAGAGAACCCAATGTTGTTGTATACCCGCTTTCGCGGAAGCGAACCTAAAATAGACGCTTTGCTTAAAAGAGCTGGATTGGTAGCGTGA
- the purE gene encoding 5-(carboxyamino)imidazole ribonucleotide mutase, with product MNQKVAIIMGSTSDLPVMQDAIDVLKELQIETVVDVVSAHRTPEKMFDFGKNAHNRGIAVIIAGAGGAAHLPGMVASLSPLPVIGVPVKSSNSIDGWDSVLSILQMPGGVPVATVALNGAKNAGILAAQILGATQEEIRDRIVDYKETLKKKVTDAAAQMRSYE from the coding sequence ATGAATCAGAAAGTTGCCATTATCATGGGATCAACGAGCGACCTGCCAGTGATGCAGGACGCCATTGACGTCCTTAAAGAGTTACAGATAGAAACGGTTGTCGATGTGGTCAGTGCCCATCGCACGCCAGAAAAAATGTTTGATTTTGGTAAAAATGCCCACAATCGCGGCATTGCCGTTATCATCGCAGGTGCTGGCGGTGCAGCACACTTGCCTGGAATGGTGGCCAGCCTGTCTCCATTACCAGTCATAGGTGTTCCTGTTAAGTCTAGTAACTCCATAGATGGTTGGGATAGTGTTCTTTCCATTTTGCAAATGCCTGGCGGCGTTCCCGTCGCGACCGTAGCGCTTAACGGTGCCAAAAACGCAGGTATTCTAGCGGCCCAAATCTTAGGCGCTACGCAAGAAGAAATCCGCGATCGCATTGTGGACTATAAGGAAACTTTGAAGAAAAAGGTGACTGACGCTGCAGCGCAGATGCGTTCTTATGAGTAA
- the msrB gene encoding peptide-methionine (R)-S-oxide reductase MsrB: protein MIKNVILGMLAIAAVSCKSNAQDKPAEETAMASNEQQDYKVSKTEAQWEAILTPEEFEVLRKAGTERPFTSPLNDETSPGTLICAACYAPLYDNAHKFKSGTGWPSYDRAIDGAIVLDSDMKIGYKRDEAKCATCGSHLGHIFNDGPQETTGKRHCINGVALDFVPEGQPLPELRK, encoded by the coding sequence ATGATCAAGAACGTAATTTTAGGAATGCTCGCCATTGCAGCAGTTTCCTGTAAATCAAATGCACAAGACAAGCCAGCGGAAGAAACCGCAATGGCGTCCAATGAACAACAGGATTATAAAGTATCCAAAACTGAGGCTCAATGGGAAGCTATATTAACTCCAGAAGAGTTTGAAGTCTTGCGTAAAGCAGGAACTGAGCGACCCTTTACTAGTCCACTAAATGATGAAACCAGTCCAGGAACCTTAATTTGTGCAGCTTGTTATGCGCCACTATATGATAATGCGCATAAATTTAAATCAGGTACAGGATGGCCTAGTTATGACCGCGCGATAGACGGTGCTATTGTTCTAGACAGTGATATGAAAATAGGGTACAAAAGAGATGAAGCTAAATGTGCTACCTGTGGTAGTCACTTAGGTCATATTTTTAATGATGGACCTCAAGAAACCACTGGAAAGAGACATTGTATCAATGGTGTGGCTTTGGATTTTGTGCCAGAAGGACAACCACTACCAGAACTTAGAAAATAA
- the msrB gene encoding peptide-methionine (R)-S-oxide reductase MsrB, which produces MTEEEYKSKLTPEQYHVLREKGTERPFTGEYNTHYENGVYSCAACGNELYKSEAKFDSGCGWPSFDDEIEGAIERKRDTTHGMIRTEILCANCGSHLGHVFNDGPTNTGIRHCVNSLSLDFEKK; this is translated from the coding sequence ATGACTGAAGAAGAATATAAAAGCAAATTGACGCCAGAGCAATATCATGTTTTACGTGAGAAAGGTACTGAGCGTCCTTTTACTGGAGAATACAATACTCATTACGAAAACGGTGTTTATAGTTGTGCTGCGTGTGGTAACGAACTATATAAATCTGAAGCCAAATTTGACAGCGGTTGCGGCTGGCCATCATTTGATGATGAGATAGAAGGAGCTATTGAACGTAAACGCGATACCACTCACGGCATGATACGTACGGAAATCTTATGCGCCAACTGTGGTAGCCATTTGGGTCATGTTTTTAACGATGGACCGACAAATACTGGAATCAGACATTGTGTGAATAGCTTGAGTCTGGACTTTGAGAAGAAGTAA
- a CDS encoding DEAD/DEAH box helicase, producing MTFQDLKLSSALLSQLEKNQFASPTPIQEQAITPILEGKDVMGIAKTGSGKTLAYVLPLLDRLQNKRSENREIQALVMVPTRELAVQVSETIILFSKALKNPLITMAVYGGVSINPQMMKMNTVDILVATPGRLLELIEKNAVKIAKTKILVLDEADKMLSAGFQAEMDLIFNRLPTQKQTLLFSATLCNQVTEIKENLLQNPVVIDVQVPEEDLSNIKQLGYRVTEEKKGVLLRHLIEKHEMQQVLIFCSSTYQVEHVNDKLNTNGITSKAIHGKKAQGTRQSHLNEFKDADSEVRCLVTTDLLSRGIDIEFLPYVINYELPRSPKDYIHRIGRTGRAENPGTVISLVTPDEAHHMRVIQKKTKMKVWMEDLPEWNS from the coding sequence ATGACTTTCCAAGATCTCAAGCTTTCCAGTGCGTTACTAAGCCAACTGGAGAAAAACCAATTTGCCAGTCCAACTCCTATTCAAGAACAGGCCATCACGCCTATTCTGGAAGGAAAGGACGTGATGGGAATTGCCAAAACAGGTTCTGGAAAGACTCTAGCCTACGTGCTGCCACTACTCGACCGCTTACAGAATAAGCGATCAGAAAACAGAGAGATTCAAGCGCTGGTGATGGTGCCTACTCGCGAGCTTGCCGTACAGGTAAGTGAGACGATCATTTTATTTTCAAAAGCTTTGAAAAACCCATTGATCACGATGGCGGTTTATGGTGGTGTGAGCATCAACCCGCAAATGATGAAGATGAATACGGTAGACATTCTGGTGGCTACTCCAGGACGTTTATTGGAATTGATCGAGAAGAATGCGGTGAAGATTGCCAAGACTAAAATACTTGTGTTGGATGAGGCAGACAAAATGCTGTCTGCTGGATTTCAAGCAGAAATGGATCTTATTTTTAATAGGCTTCCTACACAAAAGCAAACCTTATTATTCTCTGCGACACTTTGCAATCAGGTCACAGAAATAAAAGAGAACCTGCTTCAGAATCCAGTAGTCATCGATGTTCAAGTTCCTGAAGAGGATCTTTCCAACATCAAACAATTGGGATATCGAGTCACCGAAGAAAAGAAAGGAGTTTTATTAAGACATCTAATTGAGAAGCACGAGATGCAGCAAGTGTTGATATTCTGCTCCTCTACCTATCAAGTAGAACACGTCAACGACAAACTCAACACAAACGGTATTACTTCTAAGGCAATTCACGGTAAAAAAGCTCAAGGAACAAGACAATCACACCTCAACGAATTCAAAGATGCTGATAGCGAGGTGCGCTGCCTGGTCACTACCGATTTGCTTTCTCGTGGTATTGATATAGAGTTCTTACCATACGTCATCAATTACGAATTGCCTAGATCCCCTAAGGATTATATCCACCGCATTGGAAGAACCGGCCGCGCAGAAAACCCAGGAACGGTCATCTCGCTAGTCACTCCAGACGAAGCACACCACATGCGAGTCATCCAGAAAAAGACCAAGATGAAAGTCTGGATGGAAGATTTACCAGAGTGGAATTCTTGA
- a CDS encoding DNA-3-methyladenine glycosylase — protein sequence MSTTKLPGSYYQHDDVVFLAKDLIGKTIVSMVDDQRTSGIITETEAYRGVGDKACHAHLGRFTDRTKIMYETGGVAYVYLCYGIHNLFNIITNTDEQADAILIRAVEPVDGIDVMLARRGKSTVDKTLTSGPGNFSKAFGLDRSHYGADLTGDTVWIASTPLSNLASSPLTSTPLSDLASNPLSDRSEQITVSKRIGIDYAEEDKDLPWRFYLNTSKFVSKR from the coding sequence ATGTCCACTACAAAACTTCCTGGCAGCTATTACCAGCACGACGATGTGGTATTCCTTGCCAAAGACCTGATAGGCAAAACCATCGTCTCCATGGTGGACGATCAACGTACCAGCGGCATCATTACAGAAACCGAAGCCTATCGAGGTGTAGGAGACAAGGCTTGCCATGCGCATCTGGGTAGATTTACAGATCGCACTAAAATCATGTATGAAACCGGCGGCGTGGCATACGTGTATCTATGCTATGGCATTCACAACCTTTTCAACATTATTACAAATACCGACGAGCAGGCAGACGCGATTCTCATTCGCGCTGTGGAACCCGTCGATGGTATTGATGTGATGCTGGCGCGTCGTGGCAAGTCAACTGTGGATAAGACTTTGACCTCAGGACCTGGAAATTTCAGTAAGGCCTTTGGACTGGATCGATCGCATTACGGAGCAGATCTGACCGGTGATACGGTATGGATTGCTTCGACTCCGCTCAGCAACCTTGCTTCGAGTCCGCTCACTTCGACTCCGCTCAGTGACCTCGCTTCGAATCCGCTCAGTGACCGCAGTGAGCAGATTACTGTAAGCAAAAGAATAGGGATTGATTATGCCGAGGAGGACAAGGATTTGCCGTGGCGATTCTATCTCAACACTTCAAAATTTGTGAGCAAACGCTAG
- the htpG gene encoding molecular chaperone HtpG encodes MSQQGKINVAVENIFPLIKKFLYSDHEIFLRELVSNATDATLKLKHLAMIGEANVELGDQQIEVKINKEDGTLHIIDQGLGMTEDEVQKYINDIAFSGAEEFLEKYKDSAKDSGIIGHFGLGFYSAFMVADKVEIITKSYKDEPAVHWSCDGSPNYTIEPAEKEHFGTEIILHISDDEKEFLEESKIRELLTKYNKFMPVPIKFGTKTETLEKPEGAKKDDPAPTKEVDNIINNPNPAWTKQPTELENKDYKDFYRELYPMQFEEPLFHIHLNVDYPFNLTGILYFPKMTADLNVQKDRIQLYQNQVFVTDNVEGIVPEFLTMLRGVIDSPDIPLNVSRSYLQADGAVKKISSYITRKVADKLKSLFNEDRAAFEEKWNDIKIVIEYGMLSEDKFFEKSDAFALYPIVDGSFYTWDELMEKIKPAQTDKDGKTVVLYASNKEAQHSYLASAKAKGYEVLLLDSPIVSHLMQKLEQSKENVTFARVDADSVDNLIKKEEEQISKLSDEEKENLKKSITETIADTSYNVQVEAMSSDSAPFMITQPEFMRRMKEMQATGGGGMMGFGNMPDMYNLVVNANHELIQEIMATKTAKKKERLIKQSVDLAKLSQGLLKGEALTEFVNRSYELIK; translated from the coding sequence ATGTCACAACAAGGAAAGATTAATGTAGCGGTGGAGAATATTTTCCCGCTCATCAAAAAGTTCTTATACAGCGATCACGAGATTTTCCTGCGCGAGCTGGTTTCTAACGCCACGGATGCGACCCTTAAACTGAAGCACCTGGCCATGATAGGTGAGGCTAACGTAGAGTTGGGCGACCAACAGATTGAGGTGAAAATCAACAAAGAAGATGGAACGCTACATATCATAGACCAAGGTCTAGGTATGACTGAAGATGAGGTGCAGAAGTATATCAACGACATTGCATTTTCTGGTGCCGAGGAGTTTCTTGAAAAATATAAGGACAGCGCCAAGGATAGTGGGATCATAGGACACTTTGGTCTAGGATTCTATTCTGCTTTTATGGTGGCTGATAAAGTAGAAATCATCACGAAGTCCTATAAAGACGAGCCAGCGGTACACTGGAGCTGTGATGGATCTCCTAATTACACGATTGAACCGGCAGAGAAAGAACACTTTGGTACAGAGATCATCTTGCACATAAGCGATGACGAGAAGGAGTTTCTTGAAGAGAGTAAGATACGCGAGCTGTTGACCAAGTACAACAAGTTCATGCCAGTGCCTATCAAGTTTGGTACAAAAACCGAAACCCTTGAAAAGCCAGAAGGAGCCAAAAAGGATGATCCAGCACCTACCAAGGAAGTGGACAACATCATCAACAATCCAAATCCAGCCTGGACAAAACAACCTACGGAACTAGAAAATAAAGACTACAAAGACTTCTACCGCGAGTTGTACCCTATGCAGTTTGAAGAGCCGTTATTCCACATTCACTTGAATGTTGACTATCCATTCAACCTGACGGGAATTCTATATTTCCCTAAAATGACCGCAGATCTTAACGTGCAAAAGGATCGCATCCAGTTATATCAAAACCAGGTTTTTGTCACAGATAACGTGGAAGGCATCGTCCCAGAATTCCTGACCATGTTGCGCGGTGTGATCGATAGCCCAGACATTCCACTGAATGTTTCTCGATCTTACTTACAAGCAGACGGCGCTGTGAAAAAGATTTCCAGCTACATTACCCGCAAAGTAGCAGACAAGTTGAAGTCTTTATTTAATGAAGACCGTGCTGCATTTGAGGAGAAATGGAACGACATCAAGATCGTTATTGAATACGGTATGTTGAGCGAGGACAAATTCTTTGAAAAGTCTGATGCTTTTGCTTTGTACCCAATAGTTGATGGTTCCTTCTACACTTGGGATGAGTTGATGGAGAAAATCAAGCCAGCCCAGACGGATAAGGATGGTAAGACGGTTGTTCTATATGCTTCTAATAAAGAGGCACAGCATAGTTATCTTGCTTCCGCGAAAGCGAAAGGATATGAAGTCTTATTGCTAGATTCACCTATTGTATCACACTTGATGCAAAAGCTGGAGCAATCTAAAGAGAACGTCACTTTTGCCCGAGTTGATGCAGATAGTGTTGATAATCTGATCAAGAAAGAAGAAGAGCAAATTTCTAAGCTTTCTGACGAGGAGAAAGAAAACTTGAAGAAGAGCATTACAGAAACCATTGCAGACACCAGCTATAACGTGCAGGTAGAAGCTATGAGTAGTGATAGTGCGCCATTCATGATTACGCAACCAGAATTCATGCGCCGTATGAAAGAGATGCAGGCTACTGGTGGTGGCGGTATGATGGGCTTTGGTAACATGCCAGACATGTATAACCTTGTCGTAAATGCAAATCACGAATTGATTCAAGAGATCATGGCAACAAAAACTGCCAAGAAAAAAGAGCGATTGATCAAACAATCTGTTGATCTTGCAAAGCTTTCCCAAGGATTATTGAAAGGTGAAGCCTTGACAGAATTTGTGAACAGAAGCTATGAGTTGATTAAATAA
- a CDS encoding CsgE family curli-type amyloid fiber assembly protein, whose product MNYLSYIFIMITGVIQAQQSLYNQEVEAEILMEDQGGFLNVTGVASNLTDSEQGIRYELAVIKKDTATNNSSKNKQTGRGVLKAKSQAILSTTGVNLNIPDILTIMLLIYDDDDKLIGKDLKRIEPNTFQLEKKEVNTYDGVEIRGLVTRNLRTAPARKFYDYFFKQYKRYQINGDKVVTINEKFGQGRSTRIEILVGTEVIYQFFLNPTDDFIKQMGDYTIRLVYQQFQKLKAIEAAINN is encoded by the coding sequence ATGAACTATTTAAGCTACATATTCATTATGATTACTGGCGTTATTCAAGCGCAACAATCACTCTATAATCAAGAAGTCGAGGCAGAAATCTTGATGGAAGATCAAGGAGGATTTTTAAATGTTACAGGTGTTGCTTCCAACCTGACAGACTCGGAGCAAGGAATACGCTATGAACTTGCGGTTATCAAAAAAGACACCGCAACTAATAATAGCTCAAAAAATAAACAAACAGGTCGTGGTGTGCTCAAGGCAAAATCACAAGCCATACTTTCTACTACTGGGGTGAATCTTAATATTCCAGATATACTGACCATCATGTTGTTGATTTATGATGATGACGATAAGCTCATAGGAAAGGATCTTAAGCGCATTGAACCCAATACCTTTCAGTTAGAAAAAAAGGAAGTAAACACTTATGATGGCGTGGAAATAAGAGGTCTGGTCACAAGAAATTTGCGTACCGCACCAGCACGTAAGTTTTACGATTATTTTTTCAAACAGTACAAGAGATACCAAATTAACGGTGATAAAGTAGTTACCATTAATGAGAAATTCGGGCAAGGTCGTAGTACCCGAATTGAGATATTGGTGGGTACAGAGGTAATCTATCAATTCTTTCTAAATCCAACTGATGATTTTATCAAACAAATGGGAGATTACACCATTAGACTCGTTTATCAACAATTTCAAAAACTTAAAGCTATAGAAGCAGCTATCAATAACTAA
- a CDS encoding curli production assembly/transport component CsgF, whose product MLKKLSTPLMLLIALCFTTDLNAQQLTYKPINPAFGGDTFNYQWLLSSAESQNKFKDPDAVDRREDLSDLDSFADGLNRQLLSQLSRALITSQIGINEDLRPGTFSFGNLEVEILDGLDGLIVNILDTSTGDTTQVIIPNN is encoded by the coding sequence ATGCTCAAGAAACTATCAACACCGCTCATGTTGTTAATTGCTCTCTGTTTCACGACAGATCTTAATGCTCAACAGCTTACTTACAAACCTATAAATCCTGCATTTGGAGGTGATACCTTCAATTATCAATGGTTATTGTCAAGCGCAGAATCCCAAAACAAATTCAAGGATCCTGATGCGGTTGATAGAAGGGAAGACTTGTCTGATCTAGATTCTTTTGCAGATGGACTCAATAGGCAGTTATTAAGTCAACTGTCCAGAGCATTAATCACCTCACAAATAGGTATTAATGAAGATTTACGTCCTGGAACCTTTTCTTTTGGAAATCTTGAGGTGGAAATACTCGATGGGTTAGATGGTTTAATCGTTAACATTCTAGATACAAGCACTGGAGACACGACCCAAGTGATCATACCAAATAACTAA
- a CDS encoding CsgG/HfaB family protein: MITSQNIFRFAGLLTLLVIITSCGSYFSQPLDTQNARIGETTDATYKLRNLPQPMAPAVVGVYKFEDQTGQFKQTENGSTFSNAVTQGGTTILVKALQDSKWFTPIERENLDNLINERQIINSTRKDYAQQTNTQQQPLPSLLYAGVLIEGGIVSYDTNVLTGGAGARYFGAGGSTKYRQDRVTIYLRAVSTKNGEILKTVYVSKSIYSQAIDASLFRYVNFKRLLEAETGFTRNEPGQLAVKEAIEKAVEALIVEGMEAGLWYPKGGDAVATKMLQDYNNEKEVAERTDVYQREFLDRRSKWRFDVGAGGTFANNDLPNADYEYSITGGLKYSFTPFLGIYGTANKYRINNFGVLNREFASTDFNLEFTALPYEKFSPTIYAGPGLNYASNFNVIDFKLQAGVSLEYLISPSMGLKVYGEYNATFSDELDYAISGKRDDHFYKFGAGINIYIGNNQAKENSPRYLKRRETKELKRQQRLEQETPVSVVDTLSRKRTNPINQ, from the coding sequence ATGATCACATCCCAAAATATATTCCGGTTCGCTGGACTGTTGACCTTGCTTGTCATTATTACTTCGTGTGGTTCCTATTTTAGTCAACCACTGGACACACAAAATGCAAGAATAGGAGAAACCACAGACGCGACCTACAAGCTAAGAAACTTACCGCAACCTATGGCTCCGGCCGTAGTAGGCGTATATAAGTTTGAAGATCAAACTGGTCAATTCAAACAGACAGAAAATGGTTCAACCTTTAGTAATGCGGTTACCCAAGGTGGTACCACCATCCTTGTCAAAGCACTGCAGGATTCTAAATGGTTTACACCTATTGAAAGAGAAAACCTTGACAACCTTATCAACGAACGTCAAATCATAAACTCTACCAGGAAGGATTATGCGCAACAGACCAACACGCAACAACAGCCTTTGCCATCACTATTGTATGCTGGTGTACTTATAGAAGGCGGCATCGTTTCTTATGATACTAATGTCTTGACTGGTGGCGCTGGTGCTCGATATTTTGGAGCCGGTGGTTCTACTAAATACCGTCAGGATAGAGTGACGATATACCTTAGGGCCGTTTCTACAAAAAATGGAGAGATTTTAAAAACAGTCTATGTTTCAAAATCGATCTATTCCCAGGCGATCGACGCGAGTCTCTTTAGGTATGTCAATTTTAAAAGACTCCTTGAAGCCGAGACTGGATTCACGAGAAATGAACCAGGACAACTCGCTGTAAAAGAAGCTATTGAAAAAGCGGTTGAAGCCCTTATAGTAGAAGGAATGGAGGCCGGTTTGTGGTATCCTAAAGGTGGTGATGCAGTAGCTACCAAAATGCTTCAGGACTATAATAATGAGAAAGAGGTCGCAGAACGTACCGATGTTTACCAGCGTGAATTTTTGGATCGACGCAGTAAGTGGCGATTTGATGTAGGTGCAGGTGGAACTTTTGCAAACAACGATCTACCTAACGCAGATTATGAATATTCCATCACAGGTGGTTTAAAATACAGTTTCACACCTTTTTTGGGAATCTATGGAACAGCTAACAAGTACCGTATCAACAACTTTGGAGTGTTGAATAGAGAATTTGCCAGTACAGATTTCAACCTTGAGTTTACCGCATTGCCCTATGAAAAATTTAGCCCGACTATTTATGCGGGACCTGGGCTCAATTACGCCAGCAATTTTAACGTGATCGATTTCAAGCTACAAGCTGGAGTAAGTCTTGAATATCTCATTTCTCCCAGCATGGGATTGAAAGTATATGGTGAGTACAATGCCACTTTTTCAGATGAATTGGATTATGCAATTTCTGGAAAAAGGGATGACCATTTTTACAAATTTGGCGCTGGCATCAACATTTACATAGGAAATAATCAAGCCAAGGAGAATTCACCTCGATATCTTAAACGTCGCGAGACCAAAGAACTCAAAAGACAACAAAGACTTGAACAAGAAACACCAGTATCTGTCGTGGATACGCTTTCGCGAAAGCGAACTAATCCCATAAATCAATAG